Proteins encoded within one genomic window of Aspergillus nidulans FGSC A4 chromosome VII:
- the cwc2 gene encoding protein cwc2 (transcript_id=CADANIAT00008932) — protein MADTAVIDTSPAAATAEPSVDTTPQDGEREEITPNGENALVQQQSETAETGITDANSTQKKTKKIIRRKRRPARPQVDPATLKSEPPPQTGTVFNIWYNKWSGGDREDKYLSKTAAPSRCNIARDSGYTRADKVRGSYFCLFFARGICPKGHECEYLHRLPTLHDLFNPNVDCFGRDKHSDYRDDMGGVGSFMRQNRTLYVGRIHVTDDIEEVVARHFAEWGQIDRTRVLTSRGVAFVTYTNEANAQFAKEAMAHQSLDHNEILNVRWATVDPNPLAQKREARRLEEQAAEAVRRALPAEFVAELEGRDPEAKKRKRIEGSYGLQGYEPPDEVWFARAKELEGTGNEHAKLEAPEQPLMIESGSASAPQNQVESSGGIFSSSAVAALRGLNGGNVTTKPAPQASGPLVAYGSDDESD, from the exons ATGGCAGACACAGCAGTGATCGATACATCACCTGCAGCGGCCACAGCAGAGCCGTCAGTCGATACAACGCCGCAAGATggcgaaagagaagaaataaCACCAAATGGAGAGAACGCTCTTGTCCAGCAACAATCAGAAACCGCCGAAACAGGTATCACAGACGCGAACAGCACAcagaagaaaacgaagaagatcattCGGCGGAAACGACGACCTGCACGGCCACAGGTTGACCCTGCGACGTTAAAGTCCGAGCCTCCCCCACAAACAGGAACGGTGTTCAACATCTGGTACAATAAGTGGTCTGGCGGCGATCGCGAGGACAAGTATCTTTCGAAAACTGCGGCCCCGTCACGATGCAACATCGCAAGAGATAGTGGATATACGCGCGCAGATAAAGTGCGGGGCTCTTATTTCTGTTTGTTTTTTGCTCGGGGG ATATGCCCCAAAGGCCATGAATGCGAATATCTCCACCGCCTCCCTACCCTGCACGACCTATTCAACCCAAACGTCGACTGCTTTGGCCGCGACAAACACAGCGACTACCGCGACGATATGGGCGGTGTCGGCTCCTTCATGCGCCAGAACCGCACCCTGTACGTCGGCCGCATCCACGTAACCGACGATATTGAGGAAGTTGTCGCCCGACATTTCGCAGAATGGGGCCAAATTGACCGGACGAGAGTGCTTACATCGCGCGGCGTCGCTTTCGTTACGTACACCAACGAAGCGAATGCACAGTTCGCCAAGGAAGCCATGGCGCACCAGAGCTTGGATCATAACGAAATCTTAAATGTGCGGTGGGCGACCGTTGATCCAAATCCCTTGGCGCAGAAGAGGGAGGCAAGGAGGTTAgaggagcaggctgctgaggctgtgAGGAGGGCGCTGCCAGCGGAGTTTGTGGCGGAGTTGGAGGGGAGGGATCccgaggcgaagaagagaaagaggattgAGGGGAGTTATGGACTGCAGGGGTATGAACCTCCAGATGAGGTGTGGTTTGCGAGGGCGAAGGAACTTGAGGGTACGGGAAATGAACATGCGAAACTCGAGGCCCCTGAGCAGCCGCTCATGATTGAGAGTGGAAGTGCTTCAGCGCCTCAGAACCAAGTTGAATCAAGTGGCGGTATCTTTTCCAGCTCGGCCGTTGCTGCGTTAAGAGGACTGAATGGTGGCAATGTAACGACAAAACCAGCGCCGCAGGCTTCGGGCCCGTTGGTAGCTTATGGAAGCGATGATGAGAGTGATTAA
- a CDS encoding nuclear transport factor 2 family protein (transcript_id=CADANIAT00008929): MIWKHLLQAAVVCIVFISAPGYAVLPLWTSYLLSKQSQEPLEGPGCDGSGVVDPDGRCNGDGVVDSPPDPRREGFRFENPSTDCKFVSQMYIYDVFKVLEKDMGKLFTYVHKDVDFHVMGHHPVAGHYHDLLHFYVNALRRVSVCFSEHAEKFEVHPQAIHGGCNSRWSVQEIQFKGLLNTGDTFDVVNVWVTRWHEGQIVEARTYIDQGSVTDALRRNELWTNGTSYRDNLHYMPGPAGMPDLDELKKLMHYPDGRKYDDF, encoded by the exons ATGATTTGGAAGCATCTATTGCAGGCGGCGGTGGTCTGCATTGTATTTATCAGCGCCCCCGGCTACGCCGTTCTACCTCTATGGACCAGTTACCTACTCTCCAAGCAATCCCAGGAACCGCTCGAGGGCCCTGGCTGCGATGGGTCGGGAGTAGTCGACCCGGACGGTCGATGCAACGGCGATGGAGTTGTCGATAGCCCTCCAGATCCCAGAAGGGAAGGATTTCGATTCGAGAATCCCTCTACTGACTGCAAATTCGTGAGCCAGATGTACATTTACGACGTGTTCAAGGTGCTTGAGAAGGACATGGGCAAGCTCTTCACGTACGTTCACAAGGACGTCGACTTCCACGTTATGGGCCACCATCCGGTTGCGGGTCATTACCACGATCTGCTCCATTTCTACGTTAATGCGCTTCGGAGAGTCTCGGTTTGTTTTTCGGAGCATGCAGAAAAGTTCGAGGTTCACCCACAGGCGATTCATGGCGGGTGTAATAGCCGGTGGTCTGTCCAAGAGATTCAGTTCAAAGGGCTGCTCAATACAG GGGATACCTTCGACGTGGTCAATGTTTGGGTGACGCGATGGCATGAGGGACAGATAGTGGAGGCTAGAACATATATTGATCAAGGATCGGTCACCGATGCTCTACGCAGGAATGAGCTATGGACGAATGGAACTTCGTATCGAGACAATCTGCATTATATGCCTGGACCTGCGGGAATGCCAGACTTGGacgagttgaagaagctcatgCACTACCCCGACGGACGGAAGTACGATGACTTCTGA
- the cpa1 gene encoding carbamoyl-phosphate synthase (glutamine-hydrolyzing) CPA1 (transcript_id=CADANIAT00008930) produces MMFSRFFKAVPARAPAFSSPLPVYQARTMATVRNQRPVERATFTIRDGPIFHGKSFGARTTISGEAVFTTSLVGYPESLTDPSYRGQILVFTQPLIGNYGVPSTERDRHGLLKYFESPNLQAAGVVVADVAEQYSHWTAVQSLGEWCAREGVPAISGVDTRAIVTYLREQGSSLARITVGEEYDADQDEAFTDPEQIHLVRQVSTKAPFHVSAADPQCHVAVLDCGVKENILRSLVSRGASITVFPFDYPIHKVAHHFDGVFISNGPGDPTHCQDTTYHLRRLMETSQVPIFGICLGHQLLALAAGARTVKLKYGNRAHNIPALDLTTGRCHITSQNHGYAVDASTLPSDWKPYFVNLNDSSNEGMIHKSRPIFSTQFHPEAKGGPLDSSYLFDIYIDSVKKYKNSQLAFHPSRETIPSPLLVDLLPKERVDVAPTIGMQNVAAAAAAAAAATA; encoded by the coding sequence ATGATGTTCAGCCGATTTTTCAAGGCGGTCCCCGCCAGGGCTCCGGCCTTTTCATCCCCTTTGCCTGTCTACCAGGCTCGCACTATGGCTACTGTCCGGAACCAGAGGCCCGTTGAAAGGGCAACCTTCACGATCCGAGATGGTCCTATCTTCCACGGAAAATCTTTCGGTGCCCGTACCACCATTTCCGGTGAGGCGGTCTTCACCACGTCTTTGGTCGGATATCCCGAATCTTTGACCGACCCCTCCTACCGGGGCCAGATTCTGGTTTTCACCCAGCCTTTGATTGGAAACTACGGTGTTCCGTCCACCGAGAGGGACCGCCATGGTCTTCTCAAGTACTTTGAGTCGCCCAATCTCCAGGCCGCTGGTGTCGTCGTTGCCGACGTTGCGGAGCAGTACTCTCACTGGACCGCTGTACAGAGTCTTGGTGAATGGTGCGCCCGCGAGGGTGTTCCTGCTATCTCTGGCGTCGACACTCGTGCCATTGTCACTTACCTCCGCGAGCAGGGTTCCTCCCTTGCTCGTATCACAGTGGGTGAGGAGTATGATGCTGATCAGGATGAGGCTTTCACCGATCCTGAACAGATCCACCTTGTCCGTCAGGTCAGCACCAAGGCTCCCTTCCACGTGAGCGCAGCCGATCCTCAGTGTCATGTTGCCGTCCTTGACTGCGGTGTCAAGGAGAACATCCTGCGTAGCCTGGTTAGCCGCGGTGCTAGCATTACGGTGTTCCCCTTCGATTATCCCATCCACAAGGTCGCTCACCACTTCGATGGCGTCTTCATTTCCAACGGCCCCGGTGACCCCACCCACTGCCAGGACACCACCTACCACCTTCGCCGCCTGATGGAGACTTCGCAGGTTCCCATCTTTGGCATCTGCTTGGGTCACCAGCTCTTGGcccttgctgctggtgctcgTACTGTTAAGCTGAAGTACGGCAACCGTGCACACAACATTCCTGCTCTCGACTTGACCACTGGTCGCTGCCACATTACCAGCCAGAACCACGGTTACGCTGTAGATGCCTCTACCCTGCCTTCTGACTGGAAGCCCTACTTTGTGAACTTGAACGACTCGAGCAATGAGGGTATGATCCACAAGTCTCGTCCCATCTTCAGCACCCAATTCCACCCCGAGGCCAAGGGCGGCCCTCTTGACTCCTCGTACCTCTTCGACATCTACATCGACAGTGTCAAGAAGTACAAGAACAGTCAACTTGCCTTCCACCCCAGCCGGGAGACTATTCCCAGTCCTCTCTTGGTTGATCTCCTGCCGAAGGAGCGTGTCGATGTTGCCCCTACTATCGGTATGCAGAacgttgctgctgcggcggccgctgcggctgctgctaCCGCTTAG
- a CDS encoding putative GTP binding protein (Gtp1) (transcript_id=CADANIAT00008931), with protein MVNITEKIKEIEDEMRRTQKNKATEYHLGLLKGKLARLRAQLLEPTGGSGGGGAGFDVSKSGDARVALVGFPSVGKSTFLSKITKTKSEAAAYSFTTLTAIPGVLEYGGAEIQILDLPGIIEGASEGKGRGRQVISAAKTSDLILMVLDATKKAEQRALLEAELDAVGIRLNKEPPNIYLKAKKAGGMKITFQTPPKYLDEKMIYNVLRDYKMLNCEVLVRDENATIDDFIDVIMKDHRKYIPCLYVYNKIDSVSIEFLDQLAREPHTAVMSCELDLAVQDVVERIWKELRLMRIYTKRKGVEPDFSEALIVRNNSTIEDVCDQIHRTLKETFKYALVWGASARHIPQRVGLSHVVADEDVVSIVAK; from the exons ATGGTGAACATCacagagaagatcaagga GATCGAGGATGAGATGCGAAGGACGCAGA AGAACAAGGCCACGG AATACCACCTAGGTCTTCTCAAGGG GAAACTGGCCCGCTTAAGAGCACAACTGCTCGAGCCCACAGGCGGctctggaggcggcggcgcagGCTTCGATGTCAGCAAGAGCGGTGATGCGCGTGTTGCACTGGTCGGTTTTCCGTCCGTTGGTAAATCGACCTTCCTCAGCAAGATCACCAAGACAAAGAGTGAGGCTGCCGCTTACTCCTTCACGACCCTTACTGCTATCCCCGGTGTGCTGGAGTACGGGGGTGCGGAGATTCAGATTCTTGATCTTCCGGGTATTATCGAGGGAGCTTctgaagggaagggaagggggagACAGGTTATTTCCGCTGCTAAG ACAAGTgatctgatattgatggttCTCGACGCCACCAAAAAGGCTGAACAGCGCGCCCTCCTCGAGGCTGAATTGGATGCTGTTGGCATCCGGCTTAACAAGGAACCACC GAACATCTACctgaaagcaaagaaagcaggTGGCATGAAAATCACCTTCCAGACACCACCCAAATACCTCGACGAAAAGATGATCTACAACGTCCTCCGAGACTATAAAATGCTTAACTGCGAGGTCCTTGTCCGTGACGAAAATG CTACAATCGACGATTTCATCGACGTGATCATGAAGGACCACAGGAAATACATCCCTTG TCTCTACGTCTACAACAAAATAGACAGCGTCAGCATCGAATTTCTCGACCAACTTGCTCGCGAGCCACACACAGCGGTCATGAGCTGCGAGCTCGATCTCGCTGTACAAGACGTCGTAGAGCGCATCTGGAAGGAACTCCGCCTGATGCGGATATACACTAAACG AAAAGGTGTCGAGCCTGACTTCAGCGAGGCGCTGATTGTTCGGAATAATTCTACAATCGAGGATGTCTGCGATCAGATTCATCGGACGCTGAAGGAGACGTTCAAATATGCATTGGTTTGGGGTGCTAGCGCAAGGCATATTCCGCAGCGGGTTGGGTTGAGTCATGTTGTcgctgatgaggatgtggtTTCGATTGTTGCTAAGTAG
- a CDS encoding putative C6 transcription factor (transcript_id=CADANIAT00008928): MADQGRKRSRVACKNCQTRKRKCSGDSPCSTCIQVGTECHYDLLSRKKKDIRHFQSQPAASSLLSPATVQNDIAAKRQQQGQQSNPAVLAGLLLKALEANSGAAFARRLNPKNDVAGAPKLHLFGWNVGARFPTPEWAAALASVQPRAVVEIISQDEMRSLAGIFFERVDPCYPFIDQDTLLRQISRRWLPATSEPPGFDPYDAVLCGVAAFGYLFSRRRATTTELQLVESARSILEQSLQSEPVSPLETVTGWVLRVAYLRMTATAHAAWMASCSLMHLIEATGMHIEPSSNTALDLASTSESCDPETRRRLFAMARHLNVWISFELGRSRVVLQGATSLPPSPRPTNPNPRSTASFSAGVETATDIFNLLPISESLDPNEAQDISNLEIALTDVCNIVYSQPHLILVQCNLMLCIYRRLRALNSIISGDLLDRVLALSGKGLKAVSELVAVNSPWHQIANVPFQVVCTLLAIDNRASLAMLRDSMHTLHEVASAYDTEVMREAYTTAYLMIVMHQRRKEEDIRTLREVLQFNPSMSAPAETQIRESAVQSDHTLMDYPGFSWLSDILVDIPSLRDFDMEPT; this comes from the coding sequence ATGGCCGACCAGGGCAGAAAGAGATCCAGGGTAGCCTGCAAAAATTGCCAAACCAGGAAGCGAAAGTGCTCTGGAGATAGTCCATGCAGTACCTGTATACAGGTAGGCACTGAGTGCCACTACGACCTGCTTTCTcgcaagaagaaagataTCCGACATTTCCAGTCACAGCCAGCGGCAAGCTCACTGCTGAGTCCAGCAACGGTACAGAATGATATCGCCGCGAAacggcagcagcaaggtCAACAATCAAACCCAGCGGTTTTGGCGGGACTCCTACTGAAAGCCCTGGAGGCGAATTCGGGCGCGGCATTTGCGCGGCGCCTCAATCCAAAGAACGATGTGGCGGGAGCTCCAAAATTGCACCTTTTTGGCTGGAATGTTGGAGCCCGTTTTCCTACTCCAGAATGGGCGGCAGCCCTGGCATCTGTTCAGCCACGGGCAGTGGTCGAGATCATCTCCCAGGATGAGATGCGATCTTTGGCTGGCATCTTCTTTGAGAGGGTGGATCCCTGCTACCCTTTTATCGATCAGGATACTCTACTGCGCCAAATAAGTAGGCGATGGCTGCCGGCCACGTCCGAGCCTCCGGGCTTTGATCCTTACGACGCCGTACTCTGCGGCGTTGCTGCCTTTGGCTATCTTTTTTCCCGCCGACGAGCTACAACGACGGAACTGCAACTTGTCGAGTCTGCTCGGTCAATCCTTGAGCAGAGTCTGCAGTCCGAACCGGTTTCTCCCCTTGAAACGGTGACGGGTTGGGTGTTGAGGGTCGCGTACCTTAGGATGACGGCCACCGCGCACGCAGCCTGGATGGCCAGCTGCTCTCTGATGCACCTCATTGAAGCGACAGGCATGCACATTGAGCCGTCATCAAATACAGCACTGGATCTGGCGTCAACAAGCGAATCCTGCGACCCTGAAACCCGACGGCGCCTTTTCGCCATGGCCCGCCATCTGAATGTCTGGATATCCTTCGAACTCGGACGCTCCCGCGTCGTCCTTCAAGGCGCAACCTCTCTCCCCCCAAGCCCACGACCAACAAACCCAAATCCAAGATCCacagcaagcttctcagcAGGAGTAGAAACAGCAACagacatcttcaacctcctccccatTTCCGAAAGCCTAGATCCAAACGAAGCACAGGACATCTCAAACCTCGAAATTGCCCTGACGGACGTTTGCAACATAGTCTACAGCCAACCCCATCTTATCCTCGTCCAATGTAACCTAATGCTCTGCATCTACCGCCGGCTACGTGCCCTCAACTCCATCATCTCAGGAGACCTCCTCGACCGCGTCCTAGCGCTCTCGGGGAAAGGTCTTAAAGCCGTCTCCGAACTCGTCGCAGTCAATTCCCCGTGGCACCAAATCGCGAATGTCCCCTTCCAGGTTGTATGCACTCTGCTGGCTATCGATAACCGTGCGTCACTAGCGATGCTGCGTGATTCGATGCATACGCTGCACGAGGTTGCCTCGGCGTATGATACAGAGGTTATGCGCGAGGCCTATACGACAGCCTATCTGATGATTGTGATGCATCAGCGgcggaaggaggaagatatccgGACGCTTAGGGAGGTGCTGCAATTTAACCCGTCCATGTCTGCTCCCGCCGAGACTCAGATTCGGGAGTCTGCTGTGCAATCGGATCACACTCTTATGGATTACCCCGGGTTCTCCTGGCTGAGTGATATTCTTGTTGATATACCCAGTCTCCGGGATTTCGATATGGAACCGACATGA